The Trichocoleus sp. FACHB-46 DNA segment GTCCTAGCGGATAAGGATGCCAGTTTTCCACTGGGGCTAAATTGGACAAGTTCCCTGGATGAGTCAGGGGGCATGAAAGGGCGTGATCAAAATACAGCGATCGCACCTCTTGATTTTTCGGTTTGCAATGAGGTGTTGTACGTTTCTTGCAAACATTGCCGAAAAGGAATAGTGGCGTGCTTTTTGTAGTACGCCTCAAACGATTGAAAATTCAAGCGATCACAAGCATGACAATGCCGAAGTTAGTCATCTTCGGCATTGATGCTGGATATGAACGACCAAGTTCAGCGGTAGCTAGTGACTTATGATTCCTGAGAATAACCTTTATTCCACCGCTGCAATAGCTCGTTGGGCTACTGCTCCGACTGCTGGCTTGGCGGTGTCAACGATCTAAAAACCATAGATAAAATTCTATACAAGCAAAAGGTTTTTTCTTTGTCACTCTATAGATAACATCACTCAGAGTAGCGTACAGTTAAAAACATCAAATGATTTAACTATTACGATTTAGTTTTTCAGAACTTGAAGCCGCTTGGCAATCATTCTCGACAGTCTGCTGTTGAGGATGATTTGAGCGCGCGATCGTAGATGCCAGATTCCATTGTCCAGCCGATTTTTATCTGTATCCGATCCTTTCTATGAAATGGGTCGCTTCTAGCAAGTGCATTTAGTTTGTTTATTGCAACACTCCTCGTCAGAGGAGGCACAAGGAGGTATTCGTGGATTTTTTGTCCTTGTTTTTAATGGACTTCGTTAAGCAGTTGCAGTCCCCAACACTCGGCTTTTTGATTGGGGGTATGGTCATTGCCGCCCTTGGTAGCGAATTGGTAATTCCAGAGGCGATTTGTCAGATCATCGTCTTCATGCTGCTCACCAAAATCGGTCTGACCGGTGGTATTGCGATCCGCAATTCCAACCTAACAGAGATGATTTTACCCGCAGCGTTTGCTGTAGCAGTAGGGATTCTTGTTGTATTCATCGCGCGCTATACGTTAGCCAAGCTGCCGAAGGTCAAAACCATAGATGCGATTGCGACCGGGGGGTTGTTTGGTGCGGTGAGTGGCTCTACCATGGCCGCCGCCCTGACACTCCTGGAAGAACAAAAAATGCCATACGAGGCATGGGCTGCCGCACTCTATCCTTTCATGGATATCCCAGCGCTCGTCACGGCGATTGTGGTAGCCAACATTTATCTCAACCACAAGAAGCGTAGTGCAGCAGGCGAGTCTCTCAGCAAGCAGGAGTATTCCAGTCCCGCAGGCGAATATACCAGTCCCGCAAGCGCGGCTTTAAGTCCCGCAGGCGCATCTCTCCCTGCAGGCACGGCTTTCAGTACCACAGACGATTATCCCAGTCCCGCAGGTGCTTATCCTAGCAGCCGACAAGAGTATCTCAGACAGCAGCAGTCTGCGGATAACCGGGTCAAGATATGGCCGATCGTGAAGGAAAGCCTCCAGGGACCTGCTCTATCGGCAATGTTGCTCGGCATTGCTCTTGGCCTGTTCACTCAGCCGGAAAGTGTCTATAAAAGCTTCTACGACCCTCTCTTCCGCGGCTTGCTTTCGATCTTGATGCTAGTCATGGGTATGGAGGCTTGGTCAAGACTTGGCGAACTGCGCAAGGTAGCCCAGTGGTACGTCGTGTATAGCGTAGTGGCACCACTGGTGCATGGGTTCCTCGCCTTCGGTCTCGGCATGATTGCCCACTACGCCACAGGATTCAGCATGGGTGGTGTTGTCATCCTGGCCGTCATCGCCGCCTCCAGTTCAGACATCTCAGGTCCGCCCACGTTGCGAGCCGGTATCCCGTCAGCCAATCCTTCTGCCTACATCGGTGCCTCCACAGCTATCGGTACACCCATTGCGATTGGCTTGGCAATACCGCTCTTCCTCGGTCTTGCCCAAGCAATCGGCGGTAGCTAATCCCAGAGATCAATATACGTAGGTAAGGAGATAACCAACATGGCCAAGCCAGCCAAAAAGCTTGTCATCGTCACAGAAAAGATTCTGCTAAAAAAGATCGCCAATATCATCGAAGAAGCCGGAGCGACTGGTTATACGGTGGTGGAGACTGGCGGTAAAGGCAGTCGCAACGTGCGCTCGTCGGGACAACCCAACGTTTCTGACACCCAGGCAAATATAAAGTTCGAGGTGCTCACCGAAAATCGGGATATGGCCGAGGATATTGCGGATCAGGTCGGAGTGAAGTTTTTCAACGACTATGCGGGCATTGCCTATATCTGTGACGCGGAAGTACTGTACGGGCACAGTTTTTGTGGACCAGACGGCTGTTGAATCGAGACGATGCAGACCCAAATGGCCGGGTAATGACCCCGGCTTTTTATTGGCCGTTACTCAAAAATCCAAAGCATGACCGTCCTTGATCGGTTGCTTTTTTCATACCCCCGCCATTTTATAACTACCTCAAACCCTTAACCTTCATCGCTTTAAACTCATGATTTCGTCCAACTTTCTGCCTCCTTTCAGTGGGGGGATAGCTGCTCTCATGGCTCCGATACCATTCCTGGCAACCGTTGTTGCTGAAGATTCACCCATTATTCTGTCTGGCGTATTGCTGACGCTGGTGGTGATTTATTTGGCCAGCAAGTTCGGCGCAGAGGTCGCTAGGCGATTGGATTTTCCGCCTGTCCTGGGGGAACTAGTCGCTGGTGTGATTGTCGGCGTTTCGGCGTTGCACCTGGTGATCTTTCCCGAAGGGGGGCTATCTGCATCTGATTCGGTGATTATGACGGCGCTGCAAGGATTGAATCAATTGGCACCGGATGCGCTGACCCGGATCTTTGAGTCGCAAAGTGAAGTGATTTCGGTTCTGGCTGAAATCGGTGTGATTATTCTGCTGTTTGAAATTGGATTGGAATCCGATCTGCGGCAACTGAAGGAAGTGGGCATTCAAGCTACGGTCGTTGCCTGTGTCGGAGTTGCGGCACCTTTTGCGGCGGGCACGGCAGGGTTAATGATGCTCTTTCATGTCGCAGCAATTCCAGCGATTTTTGCGGGGGCTGCGTTAACGGCAACGAGTATCGGCATTACCTCTAAAGTGTTGTCAGAGTTAGGTCAACTCAAATCCAAAGAAGGGCAAATCATTGTTGGCGCAGCGGTGATTGATGATGTTCTCGGCATTATTGTCCTGGCTGTAGTCGCTAGCTTAGCCAAAACTGGTGAGATTGATATCGCCAATGTCATTTACTTGATTGTCAGCGCTACCGCATTTTTAATTGGATCAGTTTTGTTGGGGGGTATCTTTAACAAAAGTTTTGTGGCGATCGTGGATCAGCTCAAAACCCGTGGAAATATTGTTATTCCGGCATTCATCTTCGCTTTCTTTATGGCATTTTTAGGTAACGCCATTCACCTTGAAGCAATTTTGGGTGCCTTTGCAGCGGGTTTGGTGCTTGATGAAACCGATGCTCGGAACGAGTTAGATGAATTAATCAAACCGATCGCCGATTTACTGGTACCAATCTTCTTTGTGACGGTGGGAGCGCGTGCCGATCTCAGTGTTCTGAACCCGATGGTACCGGAGAATCGGGCGGGACTATTGATTGCTGTCTTTTTGGTAAGGGTGGCGATCGTTGGCAAACTGGTGACGGGCTGGGGAGTGTTTGGATTACCCGAAATCAATCGCTTCGCGATCGGGGTTGGGATGATCCCTCGAGGTGAGGTAGGTCTGGTGTTTGCTGGCATCGGCTCAGCTAGCGGCGTTTTAGATAAGCCACTGGAGGTGTCGATCATTATCATGGTGATCTTGACAACTTTTCTGGCTCCACCTTTTTTGCGGGTTGCCTTCTCATCCACTAACCCCATCCCAGAACCTACGACTCCTGTAGAAGCAGCGAGTGAGTAACGATTTTGCATCTTTTGATCTTGTGTGACGTGTTTTCTGAAGGTGCTTATGCAGATGTTATTAGAAGAATCTGTGTTGGAGGCCTGTGCTTTAGCCACTATTTTATTAGGCTTCTTTGGCATCATCCTGAAGAAGAACCTGGTCATGAAAATCATCTCTATGGATGTGATGAGTACTGGGGTGATTGCCTACTACATCGTCATAGCAGCGCGAGATGGTTTGTATACGCCTATTGTTACTAAGGGAATGCAGCAAGCCTATGCCGACCCCGTACCTCAGGCGGTCATCCTGACGGCAATTGTGATTGGCTTTTCAATTCAGGCTCTGATGCTGGTCGGTGTAATGAAGCTGTCGCGTGATAATCCCACCTTGGAAAGCAACGAGATTGAGCGGAATCAAACATTATGACAGCCCTTACTTTGTCCTGGATCGGATTTCCGTTTGCGGTGGGTTTTCTGATTTACCTGTTACCTCGCCTCTCGCGATCACTTGCCCTGGCTGGCACTCTAGCTTCGGTCGCCTATTCTATATGGCTATTTCTTGCATCCGAACCCATTACGCTACGGTTATTGGATAACTTTGGGGTTAGCCTGCTGTTAGATCCGTTAGCAAGTTTCTTTATTCTGACCAATGCTCTCGTTACAACTGCTGTCATTTTTTATTGCTGGCAGAGTGACCGCTCTGCCTTCTTTTTTGCACAAACTCTGATCCTTCACGGTAGTGTGAATGCAGCGCTGATCTGCTCTGATTTGATTAGTTTATATGTAGCACTAGAGGTTTTGAGTATTGCTGCATTCTTGCTCATTACTTATCCGAGAACAGATCGATCGATCTGGGTTGGACTGCGCTATTTATTCATTAGCAACATAGCGATGCTGTTCTATTTGGTGGGAGCAGTACTGGTCTATAAAGCCCATCATTCCTTTGATTTTGAGGGATTACGGGGAGCACCTTATGAAGCGATCGCCCTCATTTTTTTAGGTCTGCTGACTAAGGCAGGTGTATTTGTATCAGGCCTCTGGCTCCCGCTCACCCACTCTGAGTCAGAATCGCCCGTTTCGGCTCTGATGTCTGGGATGGTTGTAAAGGCAGGGATTCTGCCGATGGCACGTTTCGCCCTTTTTCTAGAAGAGATAGACCCAATTGTGCGTTTTTTTGGGGTAGGAACGGCACTGTTGGGGGTGTTCTATGCAGTCTTTGAGAAGGATGTAAAACGGATGCTGGCATTCCATACGGTGTCGCAGTTGGGCTTCATCCTAGCGGCTCCAGAGGTTGGCGGGTTCTATGCCCTAACCCACGGGTTGGTAAAGGCTTCTCTGTTTTTACAAGCCGGGAAGTTGCCCAGTCGCAGTTTCAAAGACCTTAACCAGCGATCGCTCCATACTCCCCTCTGGATTGCCCTCGTGATTGCCAGCTTCTCAATTTCAGGATTTCCTTTGCTGTCGGGTTTTGGGGCAAAGGTGTTAACCATGAAGAATCTGCTGCCTTGGCAGGTGATTGCGATGAACATTGCTGCTTTAGGAACATCTATTTCGTTTGCGAAGTTCATCTTTTTACCCCACAAAAACCTAAATGAGTCAGAGCGGCCATCTCTTCAACCAGGTTTTTGGGCTGCGATGGTGCTGCTTCTGGGTGGATTGTTCGCGGCGAACGTTGTGTATTACGAGGCATATACCTTCACAAATATTGTGAAGCCTTTAGGCACCATCTTCCTGGGGTGGATTCTTTACCTGGCAATTTTCCGGCAGGTAGTTCTGAAACTACCCCGTGTTCTGGAAGAATTTGAACATTTAGTCGGGGTTATGGGCCTAAGTTTAGTCGTGCTCTTCTGGATGGCAATGGCATGATTGCACATATCATTTTTCGATTGGTAATCTGGTTCTTGCTAACGGCTAACCTGAGTGTGGCAAACATCATCATTGGTGTGAGCGTTGCATTACTGTTACCTCGCGGCGCAACTTCACCTACACGACTGAAGGAGTTGCTACAAGCAATATGGAAAATTGTTCAAGCCGTTCCCCAAGCCTACTCGGAAGCCATTCAACTGATTTTGCAACCCCATACTCAGGAAGAAATCGTGATGGAGCGGGTCAAGGCGAGACGAACACCTGGCCTTATCTTCCTGGATATATTTCTAATTACCTTTACCCCTAAAACCACCGTCTTGAAGTATCACGAAGACGGCTGGTACGAAGTTCATCGTGTATGCAGGAGGAAACAGCCATGATTCTCAACCTAGCCTTAATGGCGATGATTGTGGCACTGCTGATTCCTCTCTACGAAGCATGGAAAGATGAAGACATCTGGCAAACCATGCTGGCATTTTCTAGCGTGGCAACGAAAGCTGCGGTGATGATTCTGCTAATTTCGGTGTTGAGAGATGACTGGATGTTGGGTGTTGCGGGTGTCATTATCCTGAGTGTGGGAGATGCCGGATTTATGCTGCTGGCCCATATTCTCAAGCGGATGGGGGATTCATGATTAAGCTGTTGAGCGACCTCTGTATTGGAGTTGGGTTAATCTTCTGGTTCTGGGGTACTTCGTCTCTGTTGACTCGGCGATCGGTGCTATTTAAACTCCACAACCTTTCGGTGTCGGACACCTTAGGGTCGATCAGCATCATTACAGGTCTGCTCCTGCTCCGCCCCCGTGAGTGGCCGCTCCTGCTCCTGGCAATTCTTTCCCTGGCTCTATGGAATACGATGCTGGGCTATGTCCTGGCCTATTGCTCCAGCAGCAGCCCCATGCGTACCCTCAATTTTAGGAGGCGTAGTGATGGATAGCTATGTTTACGTGATTGTTGCTCTGCTGCCCCTAGCCGCTGCAATGGTGATCTTTCAAACGAACCCTTACCACGCTCTCGTAATTCGGGGCATTTTGGGGGCGATCGCCGCCCTTGTCTACACAGTACTGGGTGCTCCCGATGTGGCTTTAACCGAAGCATTAGTGGGAACGTTGTTAGCGATTAGCCTGTATGCGGTTGCTGTGCGATCGTCCTTGGTACTGCGCTTGGGGATATTAAAAGATGAGGGTGTTACTAGCAACTCAACGGAATCTTCCCCAGAACATTCTTTCCGTCAACTCCTAGAGGATCTGCGCACTGCATTTGGCAAGCATTATATGCGAGTCGAACTCGTGCCCTACATGGATGAGGAAAATCTGCACCAAGCCCTTTTAGACAAGGATGTACATGCTATTTGCACCTATACAGAATCTTTAGAAGGGAAAGTACAATCCGAAGCAATACTCCCTTATACAACAACGACACGTCTCCCTCGTATCTACGAGATTTTGCAAGCCGAAATGGTTTCTATCCCTGTGCGGCTTAGTCACAACAGTTCATCACAATCGGAGATGAAGGGATGAAATGGGTTTATGTTGCCGCAGGAATAGCATTTTTCTTCAAAATGCTATTCCTGTCTGAAAATCCGGCTCCTACCTTACCGTTCTCCATCGTCGATGCGGTGGTTCAAGATAGCGGCGTACCGAATGCAGTTTCAGGTATTATCCTGCGTAATCGCCTGTATGACACCATTTTTGAAGTGATTGTTTTTACGATCGCCATCATGGGAACTAAATATCTCTTATCCAATGAACGGCTACCTAAAAAGGTCTACCAATTTAGCGACGAATCTTCCATTATTCTGGCGCGGTTGGGAGCAACCATCTCTGCCTTGGTGGGAGTTGAGTTAGCGATTCGTGGCCATCTTAGTCCAGGAGGCGGTTTTGCGGCTGGAGTAGCTGGGGGAACGGCGATCGGACTGATTGCCATGACCTCATCTACGGCATGGATGCAGGGAATTTATCAGCGTTGGCACGCTGCTACCTGGGAAAAGATATCAGTGCTCATATTTATTTTACTGTCGGTGATAACGCTATCCGGATTTGAACTTCCCCACGGTGATTTCGGTGCTCTGCTGAGTGGTGGAATTTTGCCAATTTTGAATATTTTGGTAGCAGTCAAAGTAGCTTTGGGATCGTGGGCCGTCGTTCTCATATTTATTCGCTATAGAGGACTGTTGTAGGTACACTCATGCCTTGCACCAAAACTAAACGTAACGGTCTCTTCCATTGCAACGAGGTCAATGGGCTATGTCCCTGATTCGCTCTACTTTGTCGGCCCTTCTGTCCCCCTACCAGGTTTTTTACTCTTCCTGCTGCTGGTGGAATAGAGCTTGAAGTTCTGTTCTCAAGGCAGCAATTTCTGCCTGTAACTCTACGATCGCTTTTGCCCCTGCAACCTCAGCCTCCGGATTTTCAGCATCCTGACCCACAAAGAATGTGGCAAGGGTCGCTGCAACATAACCGAACACAGCAAAGGCATAGAGTGCTAGCAAAAAGCACAGTAACCTTCCCTCCGGAGTCTTTGGAAAGTAATCTGACCCCATCGTAGTCATCACCATTGCCGTCCACCAGAGTGCTGTGCCGTAATCGGTTAAGGCAGATTCAGGAACCTCACGCTCGAAGGCATACATTCCAGCAGCACCAATCAAAGTGGCGATTGCTGTTAGCCCAATGACATATCCCAACCCCCGTCGATTAACGCTTGCAGCTAAAACACGCATACCTCGATTAGTTCGGGTCATCACTCTAAGGAATCGTAAGCCTCGAACTGCACGAACCGTTTGGAATGCTCGCAAAACTTTCACTACTCGTAGAACCCGTAGAGCTGGCAGCATCAGTGAAAGCATCGTTAGCCAGTTCTGTTTCAGGTAGGCCAGTTTCTGAGGAGCCAGAAAAAACTTTAGCCCGAAATCCAGAATAAATAGCACCCAGATGGTAATGCCCAACACGTCCAAGAGCGGTGAAAGCCCCCAGATTAACTCAACTACAAATAGTGCCAACCAGACAAAGCTGAGGATTAGCATGGGAATTTCCAGCCAATTCTCAAGCTGTTGCAGAATTTCACTTTGCTCTTGTTCTAGGGCACGCTTTGTTAAGAAGTTTGGATTACTCATAAAATTTGGTTCATTACAAATTATGGTCGGGAGGTTCAAGGTCGGGTAGGTAAACGAGGTGCTTCGGTTCGTCTGACTTCTTTTACCTCACTGACTGTAAAGATGAGGGTAAAAGGTCGCCCCATTTCTCGTTCTACAAAGGCTTCTAAGAGCTGTACTTGCTTCGGCGTGATGGGTTCCTGCGATCGCACACTCAATCGCACTTGAGGTGGTTTGCTTAACCAATTCGTGTCGATGTTTAACAGTTCCAAGCGTTGAAATGTGAGCGTACGATTGATCAACGCTTTTTGCAGGCTACTCTCTAACTGGGTTTGACGAACTAATTCAGCAAAGCCAATACTCAGTGGCAATATCAGGGCAATGGTTAGAGCGGCGGTCCAACCAAGTGCCTTGCGGGCTTGATGAAGTGGAGTGTAGCCTGCTAGCAGAAACGTCAGCATACAGGATAGGGTGATACCAAGCAGATTGGTGAGATAGAGCAAAGCTGCTCCGACACTGAGCGACCACTCTCTTTGTGCTAACCCGAGCCCAATGACACAGATGGGCGGCATGAGGGCAACGGCGATCGCGGTTCCTGCTAAACTGCCTGAGATTTTAGGCTGAACTTTGGCATAGCCACTAATACCACCGGCTGCAACCGCAATTCCCAAATCTAGGAGCGTCGGTTTTGAGCGGGATAATACCTCGCTGCCAAAACTAGCAATACCCACTAACAACCCTAAACTCCAAGCTAAGACAATTGCCAGCAGTGTTCCGACCAACAATGAAATTAATCCTTTGCGAAAAAGCACTACATTTCCTTCGAGGGCTCCAAAGGCTAGTCCTCGAATCGGCAACATTAAAGGAGCAATAATCATGGCACCAATAATGACGGCAGTACTGTTGGTCAGCAGCCCAAAGGTAGCGATCGCACAAGAGCCAACGAGCAAAATTAAGTAGCTGGCACCGAGAATAGATTCCTCTAGCAATTCAGTCTGTAATTGCTGAAGTTGCTGGGATTCTACTCGCTTTTTTCCCATCAGTCGAAAGCGATCGCGAATGCCTTTTATTCTAAACACAAATCTTTTCTCATTAAATTAATTCTCTACTAATCGAAAACTGAGCTGTAGCCATTTCTTTTACTTCCCTCCGTCTCCCTCAATATTGTGCCATCACCTCTAGAGATTAACTAACACTAATCATGCACAGTTCTTACTGCTGATAATTATAAAAATAGGATAAACCCTTCTTGGTTTAAGATTAATCAGATTATTACTTTTCCCTAATTTTGTAGTGCAAAGCTAAATAGTGAAATCAGGATGAAATGTTTATCTATCTTTTGAACATGAGTGCTAAAGATGTCTCATTCTAAGGATTTCATAAAAAATGAAATCAGCATGAAATCTCTTCAGGCTCTAAGACAGAGGTTTTTAGTCTATCGTAAGCATGAAGAAAAGAGCACTTTAAATTCTTATATTGAAATGACCCGAAAGAACTGAATTAACCTAAGCAAAATGGTTAGCCTAAAGAAAAGAATTAATAAAAATCAGTCATTTTCCTTTTGAAACTTTGTTAACAGAAAATATATTTGAGCTGGAGATAACCCAGAAAGTCATTAAAGAGGAGTTATGAATCTAGAAATATCTACAGCTTGGGCTAAAGTTCAGGGAATGATCAATGGTGCGATCGCCTTGTTACCGAATATTGGCTTAGCGCTGATTGTTTTCCTTCTCTTTATATTTATAGGGGAATGGATTAAAAAGTTAGTCAAAAAATTAACTCGCAATCGTCGTCAGGCACGCAACTTGGGCATGGTGCTGGGACGCTTAGCTCAAGGATTCACAGTCTTGATGGGATTGTTTGTAGCCTTATCTATTGTGATTCCTACCTTTAAGGCAGGCGACTTGGTACAACTGCTAGGGATTAGTGGGGTCGCAATCGGGTTTGCGTTTCGAGATATCCTGCAAAATTTCTTGGCAGGGATCTTGATTCTCTTAACGGAGCCGTTTCAAATTGATGACCAAATTGTCTTTAAAGACTTTGAAGGCACCGTTGAAAATATTGAAACTCGCGCCACTACTATCAGAACCTATGATGGTCGTCGTATTGTCATTCCTAATGCCGAGTTATTTACCAATTCAGTCACAGTCAACACAGCTTTTGACAATCGCCGTTTGCAATATGACGTAGGCATTGGCTATGGAGATGATATTGACCGAGCTAAACAACTAATTCTAGAAGCGATCGCCA contains these protein-coding regions:
- a CDS encoding Na+/H+ antiporter subunit E codes for the protein MIAHIIFRLVIWFLLTANLSVANIIIGVSVALLLPRGATSPTRLKELLQAIWKIVQAVPQAYSEAIQLILQPHTQEEIVMERVKARRTPGLIFLDIFLITFTPKTTVLKYHEDGWYEVHRVCRRKQP
- a CDS encoding Na(+)/H(+) antiporter subunit B — protein: MKWVYVAAGIAFFFKMLFLSENPAPTLPFSIVDAVVQDSGVPNAVSGIILRNRLYDTIFEVIVFTIAIMGTKYLLSNERLPKKVYQFSDESSIILARLGATISALVGVELAIRGHLSPGGGFAAGVAGGTAIGLIAMTSSTAWMQGIYQRWHAATWEKISVLIFILLSVITLSGFELPHGDFGALLSGGILPILNILVAVKVALGSWAVVLIFIRYRGLL
- a CDS encoding cation:proton antiporter; this translates as MTALTLSWIGFPFAVGFLIYLLPRLSRSLALAGTLASVAYSIWLFLASEPITLRLLDNFGVSLLLDPLASFFILTNALVTTAVIFYCWQSDRSAFFFAQTLILHGSVNAALICSDLISLYVALEVLSIAAFLLITYPRTDRSIWVGLRYLFISNIAMLFYLVGAVLVYKAHHSFDFEGLRGAPYEAIALIFLGLLTKAGVFVSGLWLPLTHSESESPVSALMSGMVVKAGILPMARFALFLEEIDPIVRFFGVGTALLGVFYAVFEKDVKRMLAFHTVSQLGFILAAPEVGGFYALTHGLVKASLFLQAGKLPSRSFKDLNQRSLHTPLWIALVIASFSISGFPLLSGFGAKVLTMKNLLPWQVIAMNIAALGTSISFAKFIFLPHKNLNESERPSLQPGFWAAMVLLLGGLFAANVVYYEAYTFTNIVKPLGTIFLGWILYLAIFRQVVLKLPRVLEEFEHLVGVMGLSLVVLFWMAMA
- a CDS encoding DUF4040 domain-containing protein, whose translation is MDSYVYVIVALLPLAAAMVIFQTNPYHALVIRGILGAIAALVYTVLGAPDVALTEALVGTLLAISLYAVAVRSSLVLRLGILKDEGVTSNSTESSPEHSFRQLLEDLRTAFGKHYMRVELVPYMDEENLHQALLDKDVHAICTYTESLEGKVQSEAILPYTTTTRLPRIYEILQAEMVSIPVRLSHNSSSQSEMKG
- a CDS encoding cation:proton antiporter subunit C; this translates as MQMLLEESVLEACALATILLGFFGIILKKNLVMKIISMDVMSTGVIAYYIVIAARDGLYTPIVTKGMQQAYADPVPQAVILTAIVIGFSIQALMLVGVMKLSRDNPTLESNEIERNQTL
- a CDS encoding monovalent cation/H(+) antiporter subunit G, whose product is MIKLLSDLCIGVGLIFWFWGTSSLLTRRSVLFKLHNLSVSDTLGSISIITGLLLLRPREWPLLLLAILSLALWNTMLGYVLAYCSSSSPMRTLNFRRRSDG
- a CDS encoding potassium channel family protein — encoded protein: MSNPNFLTKRALEQEQSEILQQLENWLEIPMLILSFVWLALFVVELIWGLSPLLDVLGITIWVLFILDFGLKFFLAPQKLAYLKQNWLTMLSLMLPALRVLRVVKVLRAFQTVRAVRGLRFLRVMTRTNRGMRVLAASVNRRGLGYVIGLTAIATLIGAAGMYAFEREVPESALTDYGTALWWTAMVMTTMGSDYFPKTPEGRLLCFLLALYAFAVFGYVAATLATFFVGQDAENPEAEVAGAKAIVELQAEIAALRTELQALFHQQQEE
- a CDS encoding cation:proton antiporter, which translates into the protein MAPIPFLATVVAEDSPIILSGVLLTLVVIYLASKFGAEVARRLDFPPVLGELVAGVIVGVSALHLVIFPEGGLSASDSVIMTALQGLNQLAPDALTRIFESQSEVISVLAEIGVIILLFEIGLESDLRQLKEVGIQATVVACVGVAAPFAAGTAGLMMLFHVAAIPAIFAGAALTATSIGITSKVLSELGQLKSKEGQIIVGAAVIDDVLGIIVLAVVASLAKTGEIDIANVIYLIVSATAFLIGSVLLGGIFNKSFVAIVDQLKTRGNIVIPAFIFAFFMAFLGNAIHLEAILGAFAAGLVLDETDARNELDELIKPIADLLVPIFFVTVGARADLSVLNPMVPENRAGLLIAVFLVRVAIVGKLVTGWGVFGLPEINRFAIGVGMIPRGEVGLVFAGIGSASGVLDKPLEVSIIIMVILTTFLAPPFLRVAFSSTNPIPEPTTPVEAASE
- a CDS encoding sodium-dependent bicarbonate transport family permease, with the translated sequence MDFLSLFLMDFVKQLQSPTLGFLIGGMVIAALGSELVIPEAICQIIVFMLLTKIGLTGGIAIRNSNLTEMILPAAFAVAVGILVVFIARYTLAKLPKVKTIDAIATGGLFGAVSGSTMAAALTLLEEQKMPYEAWAAALYPFMDIPALVTAIVVANIYLNHKKRSAAGESLSKQEYSSPAGEYTSPASAALSPAGASLPAGTAFSTTDDYPSPAGAYPSSRQEYLRQQQSADNRVKIWPIVKESLQGPALSAMLLGIALGLFTQPESVYKSFYDPLFRGLLSILMLVMGMEAWSRLGELRKVAQWYVVYSVVAPLVHGFLAFGLGMIAHYATGFSMGGVVILAVIAASSSDISGPPTLRAGIPSANPSAYIGASTAIGTPIAIGLAIPLFLGLAQAIGGS
- a CDS encoding DUF389 domain-containing protein, whose product is MFRIKGIRDRFRLMGKKRVESQQLQQLQTELLEESILGASYLILLVGSCAIATFGLLTNSTAVIIGAMIIAPLMLPIRGLAFGALEGNVVLFRKGLISLLVGTLLAIVLAWSLGLLVGIASFGSEVLSRSKPTLLDLGIAVAAGGISGYAKVQPKISGSLAGTAIAVALMPPICVIGLGLAQREWSLSVGAALLYLTNLLGITLSCMLTFLLAGYTPLHQARKALGWTAALTIALILPLSIGFAELVRQTQLESSLQKALINRTLTFQRLELLNIDTNWLSKPPQVRLSVRSQEPITPKQVQLLEAFVEREMGRPFTLIFTVSEVKEVRRTEAPRLPTRP
- a CDS encoding mechanosensitive ion channel family protein, translated to MNLEISTAWAKVQGMINGAIALLPNIGLALIVFLLFIFIGEWIKKLVKKLTRNRRQARNLGMVLGRLAQGFTVLMGLFVALSIVIPTFKAGDLVQLLGISGVAIGFAFRDILQNFLAGILILLTEPFQIDDQIVFKDFEGTVENIETRATTIRTYDGRRIVIPNAELFTNSVTVNTAFDNRRLQYDVGIGYGDDIDRAKQLILEAIASVHGVLKSPEPDALVMDLADSTVKIRARWWINPPRRADALDMQDQVLTAIKNKLTANGIDLPFPTQQILFHDQTEETDGDRSRQREGWPAGKREVPKPRSISGSLRQLAEMRAQRNGNSHTQSTDEL